One Magnetovibrio sp. PR-2 DNA window includes the following coding sequences:
- a CDS encoding DUF1015 domain-containing protein encodes MTDSLLKPFRALRPAEGREAEIVAPPYDVMNTQEAREMADGKPWSFLHVSRAEIDLSEDTDPYSAAVYAKAGENLKKMINAGLLVREDTPHYYVYRATMGAHVQTGIVGGASVKAYEENRIKKHELTRPTKEDDRVNQIEAVNAQTGPVFLTYRANADLAAIYADVTAGAPLLEAQHGDGVVHQVWGVGDEDTVARILDIFTQMDALYVADGHHRSAAALRVAANRRTDNADPDASYESFLTVSFPDDEVMILDYNRVVKDLNGLDTAAFLTKLEDAFDITASDTPVGPKGPATFGLYVDGRWFKLALKNPPAANADPVDRLDVSLLTDHILAPLLGIGDPRTDARIDFVGGARGLEGLEKRVESGEWACAFSMYPTSLADLMAVADANKIMPPKSTWFEPKLADGLVSLVLD; translated from the coding sequence ATGACCGATTCTTTGCTCAAACCTTTCCGTGCTCTGCGTCCCGCCGAAGGCCGCGAAGCCGAAATCGTCGCGCCACCTTATGATGTGATGAACACGCAAGAAGCCCGTGAAATGGCCGATGGCAAGCCCTGGAGCTTCTTGCATGTGTCGCGTGCAGAAATCGATTTGAGCGAAGACACCGATCCCTACAGCGCAGCTGTTTACGCCAAGGCGGGCGAAAACCTGAAAAAGATGATCAATGCAGGCCTTCTGGTGCGCGAAGACACACCGCACTATTACGTCTACCGCGCGACCATGGGCGCGCATGTGCAAACCGGCATCGTCGGCGGCGCCAGTGTGAAGGCCTATGAAGAAAACCGCATCAAAAAGCATGAGCTCACCCGCCCCACCAAAGAAGACGACCGGGTCAATCAAATCGAAGCGGTGAACGCGCAAACCGGTCCGGTGTTTTTGACCTATCGCGCCAACGCGGACTTAGCCGCGATTTATGCCGACGTCACGGCGGGCGCGCCTTTGTTGGAAGCCCAGCACGGCGACGGCGTTGTGCACCAAGTTTGGGGGGTGGGCGATGAAGACACCGTGGCCCGCATCTTAGACATCTTCACGCAAATGGACGCGCTCTATGTTGCCGACGGCCACCACCGCAGCGCGGCTGCCCTGCGTGTTGCCGCCAACCGTCGCACCGACAACGCCGACCCGGACGCCTCGTATGAGAGTTTCCTCACCGTCAGTTTCCCCGACGACGAAGTGATGATCTTGGACTACAACCGTGTGGTCAAAGACTTAAACGGATTGGACACGGCGGCGTTCCTCACCAAACTTGAAGACGCCTTTGACATCACCGCATCGGACACACCCGTCGGCCCCAAAGGCCCGGCCACCTTCGGCCTATATGTGGATGGCCGCTGGTTTAAGCTGGCCCTGAAAAACCCACCCGCCGCAAACGCCGACCCGGTGGACCGCCTGGACGTCAGCTTGCTCACCGATCATATCTTGGCACCCCTGTTGGGCATCGGCGACCCCCGCACGGACGCCCGCATCGACTTCGTCGGCGGTGCGCGAGGCCTGGAAGGTCTGGAAAAACGCGTCGAAAGCGGCGAGTGGGCCTGCGCCTTTTCCATGTACCCCACCAGCCTAGCCGACCTCATGGCCGTCGCCGACGCCAACAAAATCATGCCGCCAAAATCCACGTGGTTCGAACCGAAACTGGCGGATGGGTTGGTGTCGTTGGTTTTGGATTAA